Proteins from a genomic interval of Diprion similis isolate iyDipSimi1 chromosome 10, iyDipSimi1.1, whole genome shotgun sequence:
- the LOC124411572 gene encoding toxin Tbo-IT2-like, translated as MKTSLLTLACAIFVLLADRGCANPYFEDEEIERIAEDDGLTDSDYTDNALDRLLHAAQQKRGCVRRDGNCDHRRNDCCYNSSCRCNLWGSNCRCQRMGIFQKWG; from the exons ATGAAGACCAGCTTACTTACTCTTGCCTGTGCAATTTTCGTCCTCTTGGCTGATCGGGGTTGTGCAAATCCTTACTTCGAAGATG AAGAGATCGAACGGATCGCAGAAGATGATGGGCTCACCGATTCCGACTATACGGACAATGCATTGGATCGTTTACTTCACGCAGCTCAACAGAA GCGTGGCTGCGTGCGCCGCGATGGTAACTGTGATCATCGGCGAAACGACTGCTGTTACAATTCGAGCTGCCGATGTAACCTCTGGGGCTCAAATTGCCGCTGTCAACGGATGGGCATCTTCCAGAAGTGGGGATAA